The Pseudomonas rhizosphaerae genomic sequence TGCCAACAGGCACGGGAACGCCTCGAATCGATCCCGCTGAGCGACCAGGCCCTGGAAGCCATTACCACCCGCTGTTTCGCCGAAGGCGTGGACGGCCTGCGTGCCGATCTGGTGTGGCTGCGCGCGGCACGGGCGCACGCAGCGTGGCGCGGCGGCGACGATATTCTGGAGGAAGACGTTGAAGCGGTGGCCGAGTTCGCCTTGCGCCACCGTCGCCAGGCACCACGCAAGCCGCAGCCCCAGCGAGAATCGAAGCCGGCGCCACCGCCCCCCGCTGAGAGCGCCGCGCAACCCTCTGATCCGGGTCAGGGCCAGTGGGGCGACATGCCCGCTCAGGCCGTTCCGGTAGGTGACCGCCGCAGCGTGCCGAGCTGGCCAAAAAAGCCCTGAGCATCCGTCCGCGCCCAGCGGATGCTCGGCCCGGCCAGGGCAACCTCGAACAAGGGCGACAAGGCGCGGCGCGTGCGGCGTCGAGCGGTACGCTCGACTGGCCGGCGACCCTGCTGCAAGGACGACCGCGTCAGCGCGATGACCTGCGCTGGCAGCAACGTCGCAGCGCGGCGCAGCAACTGTGGCTGGTGGTGGTCGACGCTTCTGCCTCGACGCACCGTCACGGCGCTCTGGCCGAGGCCAAGGGCGTGCTGGCGCAGGTCTTCGACGATGCCTACCGGCAACGCGCACGGCTGGCGTTGTTGACCGCCAGTGGCAGCGGACCGATCTGGCAATGCCACGGCCTGAAAGCCTCGGCAGCACTGCAGCCCTGGCTCGAGGCACTGGGCGCAGGGGGCGGTACGCCATTGCTGGCGGCATTGGCCGAGGCCGACGATTGGCTCAGGCAACGCGCGCGGCGCTATCCGCAGGAGGCACAGCGCTGCCTGGTGTTCACCGACGGGCGTCTGAAGTCCCTTGAAGGCGTAGCCCCGCTGGCCTGCCCGGCGTTATTGCTGGACATGGAAATGAGCCCGATCCGACTGGGCCGCGCCCGTACCCTGGCGGCTGCCCTGGGCGCCGAGTATCAACATCTGGAAGATCTGCCACGGGCCTAGCCCGGATGTGCGCACGGTTTTCCAAGGCCTACTGAACCTGATTGCGCCGATAAGACGTATCGCTGACGCGCCTTGGAGCCGTGAAGGCCGTCGCTGACGGCTGGAAAGGGGTTGAAACGTCAATTTTCCGTTACCATTTTGACGTAAGTTGCAACCCGCTGTTTTTGATGTATTTTCCCGAGCATGTCCCATCCAGGAAAGGCCATGCCCGTGAATCCTAATGCCTACCCCTGCGAGCCTTGCGGACTGTTGGGCGATAGTCTGCCCATGCGCGACCTGTACAAGCTCATCACCAAGTTCTCGGCGACCGACTCGCCGGTACTGATCCAGGGTGAAGCCGGTACCGGTAAACAGTTGATCGCCCGTGCACTGCACCAGCAGTCGCAACGCCGACAGCAGCCCTTCATCGTTTTCGACTGCCAGGCCCGCGCACAGCGGCCAGGCCAGACGCCGCTGTTCGCGCCGGGTTGTGGCGAAACCAACGTGCACCCATTGTCCGGTAGCGTGCTGCAGGCCGCCAATCGCGGGACCCTGCTGCTCGAGCAAGTGCAAGGCTTGCCCCTGGACATCCAGGAGCAACTGCTGCGGTTTCTCCAGCGCAAGACCCCGGGCGATGTGGATGTGCGGGTCCTGGCCACCAGCAACGTCGATCTGGCACTGGCCATCAGCCGCGGGCAACTGCGCGAGGACCTCTACTACCGGCTCAATGTGCTGCAGATCATTGCCGCGCCGTTGCGCGAGCGCTTTGGCGACCTGGCCATGCTCGCGAATCATTTCGCGCAACGCTACAGCCGCGAGAACGGCAGACGCGAGCGGCCATTCAGCCAGGAGGCGCTGATCGCCATGGGCGAGCATGACTGGCCGGGCAACGTCCGCGAGCTGGCGAACCGGGTTCGCCAGGCTCAGGCGCTCGCCCAAGGCAATCGGATCGAAGCCATAGACTTGGGTTTGGGCATCGAAACGCTGGTCACTGCGCCCATGGGCACGCTGCACGATTACAAACACCGCGCCGAGCGCCAGGCGCTGGGTGACGTGCTGCTGCGCCATGGCGGCAACCTGAGCACGGCGGCCAGGGTGCTCGGGGTGTCGCGCCCAACGCTGTATCGCCTGTTGCACAAGCATCAGATGCGCTGACCGCAGCCTAGGGTTGATCCAGAACATGTCGAACGCTCGCCAGCACCTGCGCTTCGCGCGCCAGCCAGTCGCCGCCTATCACCGTGCAGGGCAGCCCGTGCGCCAGCAGCCAGGCTTGGCTTTGCGCAAAGAAAGCCTGGCGCTGGGCCAGGTCGGGCTGGCAGCGCTGGCCATCGGCGGACCAGTCGACGCCTTCGGGCGAGAGCAACAGGTGGGCATCGTAATGGCGCTGCAGCAGCGCCGTTTCCAGCCACGCAGGGCAGTCACCGAACAGCGTGCGGCTCCACAACAGATTGCTCAACAGATGGGTGTCGAGTACCAGCAGCGCCGGTTGCGTGCGCCGAGCGGCATCTTCCCAGGCCAATTGGCCACGGGCGATGGTGTCGATGTCGGCATAGCAGGTGTCGCGCTGTTCGCGGTCGATGAAGTGGCGCACGTATTCGCCCACCACCACGGCGCCCAGGCGCACGCGCAGGCGTTCGGCCAGCCAGCTCTTGCCCGAGGATTCCGGCCCGCACAGTACCACCACTTTCATGCAGACACCGCTGCGCTTTTGCGCCACTGGTGCCAGCCGTGAACGGCCAGCATCAGGAACAGGCCATACAGCGCGGCCGTCAGGTACAGCCCCTGATCAACGAACAAACCGACGAAGATTGCATCCAGCACGATCCACAGCGGCCAGCATTGCTCGCGCTTGTTGGCCATCCACCACTGCGCCACCAGGCTGAAGCCGGTGAGCAGGGCGTCCAGCCACGGCTGGCTGGCATCGCTCCAGGTGGCCATCGCCGCACCCAGCGCGAGTCCTGCAACCAAGCCAATGGCCAGACCGCCAAGCAGAGGCGCCGGTGTCAGGCGGATGACCGCTCCACCCGTGGCCGTGGCGTCGCCTCGGGTCCACTGCCACCAGCCATACACCTGGACGCCGGCGTACACCACCTGCAACAGCATGTTGGAGTACAGCTTGTAGTCGTAGAAAACATACGAATAGATCAGGACCATGACCAGACCGATCGGCCAGCACAGCCAATTCTGCTTGACGGTCAACCACACCGCGATCACGCCCAGCGTGGCGGCGAACAATTCCAAAGGCGACATGGACAATCCCTGGCAGGTGCATGCAATGCATCGAAGGCGGGGATTGTAACCTGCGCCACCGGTGCCGCGCGCGTCGCTCGCCGCGCGCAGGTTGCAAAGATGAAACTTCAACTCAGTCAACACTCACCGACGCCCGCATGCGGATTTGCACGAGCTGCTCTGATAGCATCGCGGGGCCCGACGGCAATGAGTTCTATTAAACAGACAGGACCTCGCCAGGCGCGGGTCCAATTGGGGGAATGATGGATTTTTGGACCGCCATGCAGGCGCTGATTCTGGGCATCGTGGAAGGCTTGACCGAGTTCCTGCCCATCTCCAGCACCGGCCACCAGATCATCGTGGCCGATCTGATCGGCTTCGGCGGCGAACGGGCCATGGCCTTCAATATCATCATCCAGCTGGGTGCGATATTGGCGGTGGTGTGGGAATTTCGTCGCAAGATCCTCGAAGTGGTCACCGGCTTGCCGACCCAGCGCAATGCGCAGCGCTTCACCATCAACCTGCTGATCGGCTTCCTGCCCGCAGTGGTGCTGGGAGTGATATTCGCCGACAAGATCCACGAATACCTGTTCAACCCGATCACCGTGGCGGTGGCGCTGGTGATAGGCGGTTTCATCATGCTGTGGGCCGAGAAACGCGAACACGCCGTACGCGTGCACCACGTCGACGACATGCACTGGACCGATGCCCTGAAAGTCGGCTTCGCCCAGTGCCTGGCAATGATTCCAGGAACGTCGCGCTCCGGCTCGACCATCATCGGTGGCCTGCTGTTCGGTCTGTCGCGCAAAACGGCAACCGAATTCTCGTTCTTCCTCGCCATGCCGACCATGGTCGGTGCCGCGGTGTACTCGGGCTACAAGTTCCACCACCTGTTCCAGCCCGCGGATTTCCCGGTATTCGCGTTGGGTTTCGTGGTGTCGTTCATCTTCGCCATGATCGCAGTACGCGGCCTGCTGAAGTTCATCGCCACCCACAGCTATGCCGTGTTCGCCTGGTACCGCATTGCCTTCGGCCTGGTCATCCTGGCCACCTGGCAATTCGGTTGGATCGACTGGTCCAGTGCGCAAGGCTGAGCCGGCGCCCAAACGGGCGCAGGACCAAGGCCGCGGTCGGGCACAGCGACCGGTGCAGTTCATGGCGCTGAAGCTCACGGTGTTCGTGCTGCTCTGCCTGCTGCCCTTTCTGGGGACACTGCGCCTGGCCATGGCCGGCCATCCTTCGGTGCTGGCGATCTATGGGCTGATGAGTTTGCTGACGGCGGGGCTGTACTGGCATGACAAGCGGCGGGCGACCTCGCAAGGCCAGCGCACCCCTGAGAAGCTCCTGCACGGTGTCGAGCTATTGGGCGGCTGGCCTGGCGCGCTGGTGGCCCAGCAATTGTTCCGGCACAAGACACGCAAGGTCTCCTACCAACTGGTTTTCTGGATGATTGTCGCGCTGCATCAAGCGTTCTGGTTCGACCAGGTCATCTTTGCCGGGCAACACCTGGGCATCACGTTTTGATGATGCTTAAAAAGCGCCCATGAAAAATGCCCCCGCACAGGATGCGGGGGCATCGGGTGTTGCAGGCAGCGGCGCTAAGCCTTACTGCGCAGCAGCGCCACCGTGGGCAGCGGCCAGTTTCTTGGCAGCTTCCAGATGCGCCTTCAGCTTGGGCAGGGTTTCAGTGGCGAACGCCTTGAGCTCGGCATCTTCACCACTCTTGATTTCGTCTTCGAAGATCTCGATGGTCGCTTCGTGCGCCTTGACCTGGTTGTTGGCATAGGCCTGGTCGAACGACTTGGCCGAACGCAGTTCCAGAATCATCGCCTTGGCCTTGTCCAGCAGCTCGGCGTCATCGGATACGTCGATGTTCTTCTTGTCGGCCAGCGCCTTCAGCTTCTGGTTGGCCGCAGTGTGGTCCTTGACCATCATGTCGGCGAAGGTCTTCACGTCCGCAGCGGTGCCTTTTTCCTGAGCCAGCTTGCCTGCTTCGACTTCGGCAACGCCTTTGGCCGATGCATCTTCGACAAAATCATCGGAGGCCGCGAAGGCACCGTGGCTGGCGAGCGAGACAGAAAGGGCGAGGGCAGCGGCGTAGAATTTGGATTTCATGGTCAATTCCTTGTGTAGAGTCTGAGACGGACTGAGCGTTGCAGGCCGTGAAACTGTGACTGCTGTCAGTCCTTGGCAGTTTCATCGGATGTACGTTCGTGTGATGGTTGGCAGTGGCTCAGCCTTTGCTGTGTTCGTCCGAGGTCGGCGCAATGGCAACGCCTCGTGGTCCGGCAAAGCCCCAGATCGCCAGCCCAACCAGTGGAAAGACGAAAATCAGCACGGTCCAGCCGATCTTGGTGCCCGAGCTCTTGGTGCTTCTCCAGACGCTGGCCAAGGCCCAGAGGTCGAGCAG encodes the following:
- a CDS encoding VWA domain-containing protein, whose protein sequence is MVDASASTHRHGALAEAKGVLAQVFDDAYRQRARLALLTASGSGPIWQCHGLKASAALQPWLEALGAGGGTPLLAALAEADDWLRQRARRYPQEAQRCLVFTDGRLKSLEGVAPLACPALLLDMEMSPIRLGRARTLAAALGAEYQHLEDLPRA
- a CDS encoding AAA family ATPase, with the translated sequence MKVVVLCGPESSGKSWLAERLRVRLGAVVVGEYVRHFIDREQRDTCYADIDTIARGQLAWEDAARRTQPALLVLDTHLLSNLLWSRTLFGDCPAWLETALLQRHYDAHLLLSPEGVDWSADGQRCQPDLAQRQAFFAQSQAWLLAHGLPCTVIGGDWLAREAQVLASVRHVLDQP
- the pnuC gene encoding nicotinamide riboside transporter PnuC, which translates into the protein MSPLELFAATLGVIAVWLTVKQNWLCWPIGLVMVLIYSYVFYDYKLYSNMLLQVVYAGVQVYGWWQWTRGDATATGGAVIRLTPAPLLGGLAIGLVAGLALGAAMATWSDASQPWLDALLTGFSLVAQWWMANKREQCWPLWIVLDAIFVGLFVDQGLYLTAALYGLFLMLAVHGWHQWRKSAAVSA
- a CDS encoding undecaprenyl-diphosphate phosphatase — translated: MDFWTAMQALILGIVEGLTEFLPISSTGHQIIVADLIGFGGERAMAFNIIIQLGAILAVVWEFRRKILEVVTGLPTQRNAQRFTINLLIGFLPAVVLGVIFADKIHEYLFNPITVAVALVIGGFIMLWAEKREHAVRVHHVDDMHWTDALKVGFAQCLAMIPGTSRSGSTIIGGLLFGLSRKTATEFSFFLAMPTMVGAAVYSGYKFHHLFQPADFPVFALGFVVSFIFAMIAVRGLLKFIATHSYAVFAWYRIAFGLVILATWQFGWIDWSSAQG
- a CDS encoding DUF1294 domain-containing protein, which codes for MALKLTVFVLLCLLPFLGTLRLAMAGHPSVLAIYGLMSLLTAGLYWHDKRRATSQGQRTPEKLLHGVELLGGWPGALVAQQLFRHKTRKVSYQLVFWMIVALHQAFWFDQVIFAGQHLGITF
- a CDS encoding DUF4142 domain-containing protein, translated to MKSKFYAAALALSVSLASHGAFAASDDFVEDASAKGVAEVEAGKLAQEKGTAADVKTFADMMVKDHTAANQKLKALADKKNIDVSDDAELLDKAKAMILELRSAKSFDQAYANNQVKAHEATIEIFEDEIKSGEDAELKAFATETLPKLKAHLEAAKKLAAAHGGAAAQ
- a CDS encoding PLD nuclease N-terminal domain-containing protein, with translation METSIFWTAAAIIVLLLDLWALASVWRSTKSSGTKIGWTVLIFVFPLVGLAIWGFAGPRGVAIAPTSDEHSKG